Proteins found in one Methylobacter sp. S3L5C genomic segment:
- a CDS encoding cytidylate kinase family protein: protein MKKIIVMSGDIGSGKSSVATALKQLTDYDIIGTGTIQRAIAKRRGVTTLELNKISQTDRSIDDEIDSYVIETGKTKDHLILDSRLAWHFIPTAFKVFLSVDAVVGAERVFNASRNDENNPSLEITLENNLKRQTIEDQRFNQLYNINFRKYANYNLIIDTSYTSPEAIAKKIKACFDDWLRQGFYSSLWIAPRKLLPTHAIKEFIGDAPNNNEAQANQPVNVFVYNGFIYIQDGHKEIIDAHKAGIELVSANILTEEPADELSPGLTASEIANNVSLSMLHDWEAALGFKYSSYPEKL from the coding sequence ATGAAAAAGATTATTGTGATGTCAGGTGATATTGGCAGTGGAAAATCCTCTGTGGCAACGGCACTAAAACAGCTAACTGACTATGACATCATCGGCACTGGAACCATCCAGCGCGCCATTGCAAAAAGACGTGGGGTAACCACCCTGGAGCTGAATAAAATATCACAAACAGACCGTAGTATTGATGATGAAATCGATTCTTATGTCATTGAAACCGGCAAAACCAAAGATCACTTAATCCTCGATTCCAGACTGGCCTGGCACTTTATCCCGACTGCCTTTAAGGTTTTTTTATCGGTTGATGCAGTTGTCGGTGCCGAACGGGTATTTAATGCGTCACGCAATGACGAAAATAATCCTTCACTGGAAATAACGCTTGAAAATAACCTGAAGCGCCAGACAATTGAAGACCAACGATTTAACCAGCTATATAACATCAATTTTAGAAAGTACGCTAATTACAACCTGATCATTGATACTTCTTATACCTCTCCTGAAGCCATTGCAAAAAAAATAAAGGCTTGTTTTGATGACTGGTTAAGACAAGGTTTTTATTCATCGCTGTGGATAGCTCCCAGAAAATTATTACCAACACATGCTATAAAAGAGTTTATTGGTGATGCACCCAACAATAACGAAGCTCAAGCAAATCAACCTGTAAATGTTTTTGTTTACAACGGCTTTATCTATATTCAGGACGGGCACAAGGAAATCATTGACGCCCACAAAGCCGGAATTGAGTTGGTTTCTGCAAATATTTTAACTGAAGAACCCGCCGATGAATTGAGTCCGGGACTCACCGCCAGTGAAATTGCCAATAATGTCTCTTTATCAATGCTGCATGACTGGGAAGCAGCGCTGGGCTTTAAATACAGCAGTTACCCCGAAAAACTTTAA